Proteins co-encoded in one Arthrobacter alpinus genomic window:
- a CDS encoding NAD(P)/FAD-dependent oxidoreductase, producing the protein MTLPRTADVVVIGAGAVGAACAYYAARAGLSIAVVEQGAIASGTSSACEGNILVSDKEAGAELSLAQYSQELWRGDLAEYSTLWEFESKGGLVVAARPGTQENLFRLVQRQRAAGIGVQLLTGAELLDREPQLNPAMAGGAFYPQDAQVQPMLVVAHLLRLARGMGATVHPLTAVTGFLRSGDSVTGVITNKGTITAPAVVNAAGTWGGAVAELARVHVPVLPRKGYIMVTEPLPVLVHHKVYAAEYVDNVASSDVGLQTSPVIEGTDGGTILIGSSRERVGFEKSFEVRVLAEMARKAIALFPFLSEVKALRSYFGFRPYCPDHLPVIGPDPRAPGLWHACGHEGAGIGLSVGTGALIAASLKGSEPAMDLAPFAPERFESHPTAENAHA; encoded by the coding sequence ATGACTCTTCCCCGCACCGCCGACGTTGTGGTCATTGGCGCGGGCGCTGTGGGCGCAGCGTGCGCTTACTACGCGGCACGTGCAGGCTTGAGCATTGCCGTCGTGGAGCAGGGTGCCATCGCCTCGGGGACCTCGAGCGCCTGCGAAGGCAACATCCTAGTCTCTGACAAAGAGGCCGGAGCTGAACTGAGCCTGGCCCAGTATTCGCAGGAGTTGTGGCGGGGCGATTTGGCGGAGTATTCCACGCTATGGGAGTTTGAATCCAAGGGTGGGCTGGTGGTTGCTGCCCGGCCCGGAACGCAGGAAAATTTGTTCCGGCTTGTCCAACGGCAGCGCGCCGCCGGGATTGGCGTGCAGCTGCTCACCGGCGCCGAGCTGCTGGACCGTGAGCCGCAGCTCAATCCGGCGATGGCAGGCGGGGCTTTCTATCCTCAGGATGCCCAGGTCCAGCCCATGCTCGTCGTGGCGCACCTGCTCAGGCTTGCTCGCGGCATGGGTGCAACCGTTCATCCACTAACGGCCGTCACCGGGTTCCTGCGCAGTGGTGATTCCGTCACCGGGGTGATCACCAACAAGGGCACCATCACAGCCCCGGCCGTGGTCAACGCCGCCGGTACCTGGGGCGGGGCTGTCGCGGAGCTGGCCCGCGTGCATGTGCCCGTCCTGCCGCGCAAGGGTTACATCATGGTCACCGAGCCGTTGCCGGTCCTGGTGCACCACAAGGTTTACGCTGCGGAGTATGTGGACAACGTAGCCAGCTCCGACGTCGGACTGCAAACATCCCCGGTGATCGAGGGGACCGACGGAGGGACCATCTTGATCGGTTCAAGCCGGGAACGGGTTGGATTTGAGAAGTCCTTTGAGGTGCGGGTGTTGGCCGAAATGGCGCGCAAGGCCATTGCCTTGTTCCCGTTCCTCTCGGAGGTGAAGGCGCTGCGCAGCTACTTCGGCTTCCGCCCCTACTGTCCAGACCACCTGCCAGTCATTGGCCCTGATCCACGAGCTCCCGGACTATGGCATGCCTGCGGGCACGAAGGGGCTGGGATTGGGCTTAGCGTCGGCACCGGAGCCTTGATCGCCGCATCGCTGAAGGGGTCCGAGCCAGCCATGGATCTTGCCCCTTTTGCTCCGGAACGCTTTGAATCACACCCCACCGCGGAGAACGCACATGCCTAA
- a CDS encoding aldehyde dehydrogenase (NADP(+)), protein MAATDTAPTTGAELETIMAATTEAAQLWGARSATDRAAALRAMADALDDAAEELIPLAGEETNLPPARLGGELKRTTFQLRLFAEMLDDGGYLDARIDHADPAWPMGARPDIRRVLEPLGPVVVFAASNFPFAFSVAGGDTCSALAAGCSVVLKVHSGHPRLSTAVGRIAAEALDAAGAPDGLLQLIFGTQAGRDALLDPRVKAGAFTGSIPGGRALFDLASSRESPIPFYGELGSVNPVFVTRAAAHKRGSDIAANFMSSFTMGAGQFCTKPGILLVPADSSIAEQLADAARPAPAKLLNDRIQSGFVESLRELRQHKDVTGLGDSEGVFDFPPAPSLTATTAAALLADPEGLITECFGPTALVASYTDESELLAVAAVLDGQLTATIHGEDTDVIAPELVRLLAAKAGRVLWNQWPTGVSVTYAQQHGGPYPATTAPTSTSVGTASISRFLRPVAYQGLPVHLLPAALRDENPLGVPQRIDGLLA, encoded by the coding sequence ATGGCAGCAACTGACACAGCACCCACCACCGGTGCCGAACTGGAAACCATCATGGCCGCGACGACGGAAGCCGCCCAGCTGTGGGGAGCTCGGTCTGCCACGGACCGGGCAGCAGCCCTCCGTGCCATGGCCGATGCACTCGATGACGCAGCCGAGGAACTCATCCCGCTGGCGGGGGAGGAAACCAACTTGCCCCCGGCCCGGCTCGGCGGCGAACTCAAGCGGACCACGTTCCAACTCCGGCTCTTCGCCGAAATGCTGGACGACGGCGGCTACCTCGATGCCCGCATCGACCACGCGGACCCTGCTTGGCCCATGGGTGCCCGCCCGGATATCCGCCGCGTACTTGAACCGTTGGGGCCAGTGGTGGTTTTTGCGGCCAGCAACTTCCCCTTTGCATTTAGCGTCGCAGGGGGAGATACCTGTTCGGCGCTCGCCGCCGGGTGCTCGGTGGTACTCAAGGTGCACTCCGGGCATCCGCGACTCTCCACTGCGGTTGGCCGTATAGCAGCGGAGGCACTTGATGCTGCCGGTGCACCGGACGGCTTGCTGCAACTGATCTTCGGCACCCAGGCCGGGCGCGACGCGCTTCTGGACCCGAGGGTCAAGGCTGGAGCCTTCACCGGTTCCATCCCCGGAGGGCGGGCCCTCTTCGATCTGGCCAGTTCACGCGAATCACCCATCCCGTTCTACGGCGAACTGGGCAGCGTCAACCCGGTCTTCGTGACCCGTGCAGCAGCCCATAAACGCGGCAGCGACATTGCCGCCAACTTCATGAGCTCCTTCACCATGGGAGCGGGGCAATTCTGCACCAAGCCTGGCATTTTGCTCGTGCCGGCTGATTCCTCCATAGCGGAGCAATTGGCAGACGCTGCCCGGCCCGCCCCCGCGAAGTTGCTCAACGATCGCATCCAGTCAGGCTTTGTCGAATCGTTGCGGGAACTGCGCCAGCACAAGGACGTCACCGGGCTGGGTGATTCAGAAGGTGTCTTTGATTTTCCGCCTGCTCCGTCCCTGACGGCCACCACGGCTGCAGCCCTTCTGGCTGATCCAGAGGGGCTGATCACGGAATGCTTTGGGCCGACGGCGCTCGTGGCGAGCTACACGGATGAGTCTGAGCTGCTCGCCGTGGCCGCAGTCCTGGACGGTCAGCTGACCGCCACCATCCACGGCGAAGACACAGACGTGATTGCTCCCGAGCTGGTGCGCCTGCTCGCCGCCAAAGCAGGCCGAGTGCTCTGGAACCAGTGGCCCACAGGGGTTTCGGTGACGTATGCGCAACAGCACGGTGGCCCCTACCCGGCCACAACGGCGCCCACCTCCACATCCGTTGGCACCGCGAGCATCAGCAGATTCTTGAGGCCTGTGGCTTACCAGGGCTTGCCCGTGCATCTGCTTCCGGCCGCTCTGCGCGATGAAAACCCGCTCGGTGTGCCGCAGCGGATTGACGGCCTTCTGGCCTAG
- a CDS encoding NAD(P)/FAD-dependent oxidoreductase: MMFDVAVVGAGPAGLAAAVHAAEAGLAVVLVDAGNQPGGQFWRHADENASSANGHLETASSAPAEKSAEGEGHHDWKRFAQLRARLYAAEESGAVAYWRNTQVWLIEGSEREGRVPRGSEREGRVPRGSEREDQAPEGTASRSRCTTLRLTPTFGGAAATDDSSQDSSLAGSAPGSPTGSVPDLVRAAHVILCPGGYDRQLPVPGWELPGVMAAGGVQALLKGSGTAVGSVAVVGGTGPFLLPVATGLAKAGVKVAAICEANSPLGWLRHGAGAIRAPEKAGEGLEYAAALARHRIPYKVRTAVTSIHGTDRVEAVTISKVSANGSPVPGSGKRIACDLLALGWGFSAQLELVMAAGAETEIDVDGSLVAIVDERMMSTVPGVSVAGEATGVGGAAMAVTEGELAALCVAAMNAAVNVAMNAPVNSKSTEDAQRAARIAWLAKDRARLRAFALAMHRANPVPARWHDWLTPETTVCRCEEVSYGSLCEAHEQLGAQDARSLKSFARPGMGWCQGRVCGYATADIAAHLAARPLSADDLRAMSKRSLAAPISLGKIAALDFTTDTSDTSDSFDATERPETPDAVVAIPQEKDHSHGSN; encoded by the coding sequence ATGATGTTTGACGTAGCAGTGGTTGGTGCTGGCCCCGCAGGACTGGCTGCCGCCGTGCACGCCGCGGAGGCTGGGCTGGCGGTGGTTCTTGTGGATGCCGGAAATCAGCCTGGCGGCCAATTCTGGCGCCATGCGGATGAGAACGCCAGCTCCGCAAATGGCCATCTCGAAACGGCCAGTTCAGCCCCTGCCGAAAAGTCTGCAGAGGGGGAGGGGCACCACGATTGGAAGCGCTTCGCCCAGCTTCGGGCCAGGCTCTACGCTGCCGAAGAATCCGGTGCAGTGGCCTATTGGCGTAATACCCAGGTCTGGCTCATTGAAGGTAGCGAGCGTGAAGGCAGGGTGCCTAGAGGTAGCGAGCGTGAAGGCAGGGTGCCTAGAGGTAGCGAGCGTGAAGACCAAGCTCCTGAAGGCACAGCCAGCCGGAGTCGGTGCACCACCCTGCGGCTGACGCCGACCTTTGGCGGTGCAGCAGCTACTGATGACAGCAGCCAGGACAGCAGCCTGGCTGGCAGCGCGCCCGGTAGTCCCACTGGTAGCGTGCCCGATCTGGTCCGGGCCGCTCACGTCATTCTGTGCCCCGGAGGCTACGACCGGCAATTGCCCGTCCCCGGCTGGGAGCTGCCGGGCGTTATGGCAGCCGGCGGGGTCCAAGCACTCCTCAAGGGCAGCGGGACAGCGGTGGGGAGTGTCGCCGTCGTGGGTGGAACAGGGCCGTTCCTGCTCCCGGTCGCTACTGGGCTGGCGAAGGCCGGCGTGAAAGTAGCAGCTATCTGCGAGGCCAATAGCCCCCTTGGGTGGCTGCGCCATGGCGCAGGCGCCATTAGAGCGCCTGAAAAGGCCGGCGAAGGGCTTGAATACGCGGCCGCACTGGCCAGACATCGCATTCCGTACAAGGTGCGCACGGCCGTGACCAGCATTCATGGCACCGACCGTGTGGAGGCTGTGACCATCTCGAAGGTGAGCGCTAACGGTTCTCCCGTTCCGGGTTCCGGCAAGCGTATCGCGTGCGATCTGCTCGCCCTCGGGTGGGGCTTCAGCGCCCAGCTCGAACTGGTCATGGCGGCGGGTGCCGAGACGGAGATAGACGTGGATGGCTCCTTGGTGGCGATTGTCGATGAGCGGATGATGTCCACAGTGCCCGGAGTCAGCGTGGCCGGTGAAGCAACAGGCGTGGGCGGCGCAGCCATGGCCGTCACGGAAGGCGAACTGGCCGCGCTGTGCGTGGCTGCCATGAACGCTGCCGTGAACGTCGCCATGAACGCCCCCGTGAACTCCAAGTCCACCGAGGATGCACAACGTGCCGCCCGCATTGCCTGGCTGGCGAAAGATCGGGCGCGGCTGCGGGCGTTCGCACTCGCGATGCACCGGGCCAACCCTGTCCCGGCCCGTTGGCATGACTGGCTGACGCCGGAGACCACCGTGTGCCGTTGCGAAGAAGTCAGCTACGGCTCGCTGTGCGAGGCTCATGAACAGTTGGGAGCGCAGGACGCTCGCAGCCTCAAATCCTTCGCCCGCCCCGGCATGGGGTGGTGCCAAGGCCGGGTCTGCGGCTATGCCACCGCAGATATTGCGGCGCACCTTGCCGCTCGGCCCCTATCAGCTGATGACCTGCGCGCCATGTCCAAACGCTCACTGGCAGCACCCATCTCACTCGGCAAAATCGCCGCCCTTGATTTCACGACTGACACATCAGACACATCGGACTCGTTTGACGCGACTGAGAGGCCTGAGACGCCTGACGCTGTTGTCGCAATCCCTCAAGAAAAGGATCACTCCCATGGCAGCAACTGA
- a CDS encoding fibronectin type III domain-containing protein: MKAPIARDDRVTIKEMLGKNTVDVPVLENDADPDGVTDDLEISIQPVEGIKTENASVTGSGAVRVVLAAGEQMIPYTVTDQDGLKSTAVIWVPGLDKQYPVLKSTKVIRLTAGKSATMKLADYVQVREGRKPRLTEASKISLVGAGSENVIVGEGEGINYAAKISFYGPGSITFEVTDGTGPDDPEGLKSTLTVMTLVDPAPSGSKDEKKKEKKNTPPTFTGSSLEVPQQEKVTLDVGPLAFDIDPGDKDKFKYALSGNKPGNFDVDFSGTVLTVTQRDGTKVGEQATVQVSVSDGTNEPVTADVVLRATSSSLPLPVANDDVVADAHAGRAETVEVLNNDVNPFPDTALRVVDTMTETGSAGVTVTHTDGAVTVNSDDDYKGTVVVRYVVEDKTKDAARHATGRIKITIKGRPDAPAKPQVLEEQDNAVLLTWDPPADNGSPITKYTVAWAGGSQDCATNTCTISKLKNAQKYRFTVTATNDVATSTASTQSTEAIPDRKPDAPAAPTTKFGDKAVTVDWVTPVGEFSAVTKFNVEISPVPAGQNAQQAGLTGNSFTWPGLENGTEYQFRVQAINNAPKPSDWGPYSASVVPAGVPAAPNAPTVQVLEQVGSQNQISVQWNEPFINGDAIKSYTLTQSGGGDGVKTYTPTTTSQTVTVGTSTAPYTFTVTATNKAGTGAASAASTPQRAVGKVGTMVAPSIAIANQTAAGGRVTVGYTPLNAAQRNGYAANEVTYCVTLSTSAEQCGVASGAVLASPNGTNVYATVRARAAAGGQTSVGDASPASGTVVPHGVPGSATVSGSNGGEDSQSVSYSWAYPSGAVDAASVEVNVDGGGWVAKSGNGSASYNTGAWSKTVTIKVRAKNSVGTYGAVDSKTLTSGAKKPDPPVTEVIVEEGTWHSCTQGPGEGDNFYSSGGSLYCDGTRSPGGDVNLGGKWLDRADGWVQVSGCARSGWYTMSSGPHPGRWVKANTVDVRDRNGGNIRC, translated from the coding sequence CTGAAGGCTCCCATTGCCCGGGATGACCGGGTCACCATTAAGGAGATGCTCGGCAAGAACACAGTAGACGTGCCGGTCTTGGAGAATGACGCCGATCCCGACGGTGTCACTGACGATCTTGAGATCAGCATCCAACCAGTTGAGGGCATCAAGACGGAGAACGCCTCCGTGACCGGCAGTGGTGCCGTGCGCGTGGTGCTGGCTGCGGGTGAGCAGATGATCCCGTACACGGTCACCGACCAGGATGGCCTGAAGTCCACGGCTGTCATTTGGGTGCCGGGCTTAGACAAGCAGTATCCGGTCCTCAAGAGCACTAAGGTCATTCGGCTGACCGCCGGAAAAAGCGCCACCATGAAACTTGCAGACTATGTTCAGGTCCGCGAGGGCCGTAAACCGCGCCTGACCGAAGCGTCCAAGATTTCCCTGGTGGGCGCTGGCAGTGAGAACGTCATTGTCGGAGAGGGCGAGGGCATCAACTACGCCGCGAAGATCTCCTTCTACGGGCCTGGGTCCATCACCTTTGAGGTCACCGACGGCACCGGTCCGGATGATCCCGAGGGGCTGAAATCCACCTTGACAGTCATGACCCTGGTGGATCCGGCACCCAGCGGTTCCAAGGACGAGAAGAAGAAGGAGAAGAAAAACACGCCTCCTACCTTCACCGGTTCCTCCCTTGAGGTGCCCCAGCAGGAGAAGGTAACGCTCGACGTCGGTCCACTCGCCTTTGACATTGATCCCGGAGATAAGGACAAATTCAAGTACGCGCTGTCCGGCAACAAGCCCGGCAACTTTGACGTTGACTTTTCCGGCACCGTGCTGACGGTGACCCAACGGGACGGCACCAAAGTGGGGGAGCAGGCTACCGTTCAGGTTTCCGTCTCTGACGGGACCAACGAACCGGTGACGGCCGATGTAGTGCTGCGGGCGACGTCGTCCTCGCTTCCCTTGCCAGTGGCGAACGACGACGTTGTGGCCGACGCCCACGCGGGCCGGGCCGAGACGGTGGAGGTCCTGAACAATGACGTCAACCCGTTCCCGGACACAGCACTGCGCGTAGTGGACACCATGACGGAGACCGGAAGTGCGGGCGTCACTGTCACGCACACGGACGGTGCCGTCACAGTCAACAGCGATGATGACTACAAGGGCACCGTGGTGGTGCGTTATGTGGTTGAGGACAAGACCAAGGATGCTGCGCGTCACGCCACCGGCCGCATCAAGATCACCATCAAGGGCCGCCCGGATGCACCCGCCAAGCCACAGGTCCTGGAGGAACAGGACAATGCTGTGCTGCTGACATGGGACCCGCCGGCGGACAATGGATCGCCCATCACCAAGTACACGGTGGCGTGGGCTGGCGGATCGCAGGACTGTGCCACCAACACCTGCACTATTTCCAAGCTCAAGAATGCCCAGAAGTATCGCTTCACGGTGACGGCCACCAATGATGTGGCTACCTCAACGGCGTCGACTCAGTCCACTGAGGCTATTCCGGACCGCAAGCCTGATGCCCCTGCTGCACCCACCACCAAGTTTGGTGACAAGGCCGTGACAGTGGACTGGGTGACGCCCGTGGGGGAGTTCTCGGCCGTGACCAAGTTCAACGTGGAGATTTCACCCGTCCCTGCGGGGCAGAACGCCCAACAGGCCGGGCTCACCGGGAACTCGTTTACGTGGCCGGGTCTGGAGAACGGAACGGAGTACCAGTTCCGGGTGCAGGCCATCAACAATGCCCCGAAGCCATCAGACTGGGGGCCGTATTCGGCATCCGTGGTTCCTGCAGGCGTGCCGGCCGCACCCAACGCACCCACGGTGCAGGTCTTGGAGCAGGTTGGATCCCAGAACCAGATCTCGGTGCAGTGGAATGAACCGTTCATCAACGGTGACGCGATCAAATCCTACACTTTGACGCAGTCCGGCGGCGGTGACGGCGTGAAGACCTATACGCCCACTACGACCAGCCAAACGGTCACAGTGGGCACGTCCACGGCGCCGTACACCTTCACAGTAACGGCCACCAACAAGGCTGGTACCGGTGCAGCCAGCGCTGCCTCAACGCCGCAACGTGCAGTGGGTAAGGTGGGGACCATGGTGGCCCCGAGCATCGCGATTGCCAACCAGACTGCTGCTGGTGGACGAGTCACGGTGGGCTATACACCGCTCAACGCGGCGCAACGCAACGGCTATGCCGCCAATGAAGTGACATACTGCGTGACCCTCTCCACATCGGCTGAACAGTGCGGGGTGGCCTCGGGTGCGGTGCTGGCATCGCCCAACGGCACCAACGTCTATGCCACGGTTCGCGCTAGGGCAGCAGCCGGTGGACAGACGTCAGTGGGAGATGCTTCTCCGGCGTCCGGGACCGTTGTTCCGCATGGTGTGCCGGGTTCAGCGACTGTCTCAGGCAGCAACGGTGGCGAGGACTCACAGAGTGTTTCCTACTCGTGGGCCTACCCCAGCGGTGCCGTGGATGCCGCCTCAGTTGAAGTTAATGTTGACGGCGGGGGCTGGGTAGCCAAGAGCGGTAATGGCTCTGCGAGCTACAACACCGGAGCCTGGAGCAAAACGGTGACCATCAAAGTTCGCGCCAAGAACTCTGTAGGAACGTATGGGGCTGTCGATTCTAAGACCCTAACCAGTGGAGCCAAGAAGCCGGACCCACCTGTCACGGAGGTCATTGTCGAGGAGGGCACCTGGCACTCCTGCACGCAAGGGCCGGGCGAGGGCGACAACTTCTACAGCAGTGGAGGTTCACTCTACTGTGACGGAACAAGGTCCCCGGGCGGAGACGTCAACCTAGGCGGCAAGTGGCTGGACCGGGCCGACGGCTGGGTTCAGGTGAGCGGCTGCGCCAGGTCGGGCTGGTACACCATGTCTAGCGGTCCACACCCGGGACGCTGGGTCAAGGCCAACACTGTTGATGTCCGTGACCGTAATGGAGGTAACATCCGCTGCTAG
- a CDS encoding (2Fe-2S)-binding protein, whose protein sequence is MPKTNAPGIKLPEILLTLDGVPVTARPGQTVAAVLIEAGITSWRTTRKEGRPRGLFCGIGICFDCLVTADGVPNQRACLTPARDGMALKTGRLTSETAAGAGVAPTVDPTGSLTAAPTADEVKSNDV, encoded by the coding sequence ATGCCTAAAACCAACGCGCCTGGAATCAAGCTCCCAGAGATCTTGCTGACGCTCGACGGCGTGCCCGTCACGGCCAGGCCCGGCCAAACTGTGGCTGCCGTGCTTATTGAGGCCGGGATCACCAGCTGGCGTACCACCCGAAAAGAGGGCCGTCCCCGGGGCTTGTTCTGTGGCATCGGTATCTGTTTTGACTGCTTGGTGACGGCCGACGGCGTCCCTAACCAGCGCGCTTGCCTCACCCCTGCCCGTGACGGCATGGCCCTGAAAACCGGTCGCCTGACGTCGGAAACTGCAGCGGGCGCCGGAGTGGCTCCCACGGTGGATCCCACAGGGTCTCTCACTGCGGCTCCCACGGCGGACGAGGTGAAGAGCAATGATGTTTGA
- a CDS encoding Ig-like domain-containing protein, which produces MALSDLSSRTASKKQFFTASAAIAVAAVIVTGAVVYPGFTTADVDLNDGSVWVTNRADGLVGHLNDQSKVLDGGFAATSTTFDVIQDAGNVFVKGDGGSLLSPVNVPLMAMASETGLGGGKQISQGTSIVSLTDSGGGKVWAMGNQEVPGFSDKTTPPILKGLRSAVSVTAPDDTIFTVDAEAGELITTTLDGAGKVASQERAPVEGLAGTKDVQLTVAGGKPVAFSPESGTLFLPGGKSATIPEATGAVLAQPTVDGNFVAVETATALFTAPLDGSAVKVLELGTTGKPVAPVVQNGCVHAAWSGANKYALSCNGAGDLVDIPKASAKSEFVFRKNRDVVVLNDVNTGNVWLVNQNMLLVNNWDDLKTDLKKADNADKESADPNVVSTLPDRTKPNRPPEAAPDSFGVRAGRTTILPVLFNDSDPDGDVLTVGEPDVEPSLGAVTSIYDGTGLQITVPNEQTGSGAFQYAVNDGRNGTAKGNVDVRVVPESENTAPRTMRNTTLVVEQGQTMKQNVLTDWIDPDGDDIFLNSALSDDESAVIKTTPDGELSYTDDGEKLGMKTMTVSVSDGRDITEKQLKVNVLPAGGVPPVANADFVRAVAGKPVVLAPLKNDQDPAGGELRLASVSRPATAKVSEIADNGTVTFSSDTVGAVYLEYQVTNGPMSATGLIRVEVVEPDLQGLPVAVKDLVMLPSGGSALVDVLGNDSDPAGGVLVIQSVELPAGSPVAASIIDRNIIKLTDLRGLKDTLGIKYTISNGAGSATGEISVVRIPAPDKQRAPRVEPDTAIVRVGDVVSIPVLANDTDPNGEVLKAPEVVEAPDAEFGKLFTDQNQLRFIAGPTPKTVQGVYKVTNSSGQFNSAPVTITIVAADPEHNLPPVPQNLTGRVIAGDQVRIPVPLNAIDPEGDSVELVGVDQGPALGTAETGNGYIFYTAGGSSAGTDTFSYRVRDRLGAEAVARVDVGVAPPLEVNHPPVTEDDYITMRPGRKVSLDVMLNDSDPDGGQLGLVKNGFKGPEEMQPSITDKGKVLVTSPAAPGIATMMYTVADKFGANATGNIRMTVTPTPH; this is translated from the coding sequence ATGGCTCTGAGCGATCTGTCTTCTAGAACCGCCAGCAAAAAACAATTCTTTACTGCTTCTGCAGCCATAGCCGTGGCAGCCGTTATTGTCACAGGCGCCGTTGTCTACCCCGGATTTACCACGGCTGATGTTGACCTCAATGACGGCAGTGTGTGGGTCACTAACCGTGCCGACGGACTGGTGGGCCACCTCAATGACCAGTCGAAGGTGCTCGACGGCGGATTCGCAGCCACCTCCACCACCTTTGACGTGATTCAGGATGCCGGGAACGTCTTTGTAAAGGGCGACGGCGGCAGCCTCCTTAGTCCGGTCAACGTCCCCTTGATGGCCATGGCCTCGGAGACGGGACTCGGCGGCGGCAAGCAAATCTCGCAGGGCACCAGCATTGTGTCGTTGACTGATTCCGGTGGGGGCAAGGTCTGGGCCATGGGCAACCAGGAAGTGCCCGGCTTCAGCGACAAGACCACGCCGCCCATCCTCAAGGGTCTGCGCAGCGCCGTCTCCGTCACCGCCCCGGATGACACCATTTTTACTGTTGATGCCGAGGCTGGGGAACTCATCACCACCACCCTGGACGGCGCCGGCAAGGTCGCCTCCCAGGAACGGGCCCCGGTTGAGGGGCTGGCTGGGACCAAGGACGTCCAGCTCACGGTGGCCGGTGGCAAACCCGTTGCGTTCTCTCCGGAGTCCGGTACGTTATTCCTCCCGGGCGGCAAGAGCGCAACCATTCCCGAGGCAACGGGGGCAGTGCTGGCGCAGCCCACGGTTGACGGAAACTTTGTGGCCGTGGAGACTGCAACTGCCTTGTTCACGGCGCCCCTGGATGGTTCGGCCGTCAAGGTGCTGGAGCTGGGAACTACGGGGAAGCCCGTGGCGCCGGTGGTCCAAAACGGTTGTGTGCATGCGGCGTGGTCGGGAGCCAACAAGTATGCGCTGTCCTGCAATGGCGCAGGGGACTTGGTGGACATCCCGAAGGCCTCGGCGAAATCGGAGTTTGTGTTCCGTAAGAACCGCGATGTGGTGGTCCTGAACGACGTAAACACCGGCAATGTTTGGCTCGTAAACCAGAACATGCTGTTGGTTAACAACTGGGATGACCTCAAGACGGATTTGAAGAAGGCAGACAACGCGGACAAGGAATCGGCTGATCCGAACGTGGTCAGCACCCTGCCGGACCGCACCAAACCCAACCGCCCGCCGGAGGCAGCCCCGGACTCCTTTGGTGTGCGTGCCGGCAGGACCACCATCCTGCCGGTCCTGTTCAACGACTCCGACCCGGACGGTGACGTGCTCACGGTGGGGGAGCCCGACGTCGAGCCTTCTCTTGGGGCAGTGACCTCCATTTATGACGGGACGGGCTTGCAAATCACCGTCCCTAACGAGCAAACCGGTTCGGGGGCGTTTCAGTATGCGGTCAATGACGGCCGCAACGGAACCGCCAAGGGCAATGTGGACGTACGGGTGGTGCCGGAAAGTGAAAACACCGCACCGCGCACCATGCGCAACACCACGCTGGTGGTGGAGCAGGGCCAGACCATGAAGCAGAACGTGTTGACCGACTGGATCGACCCCGACGGTGACGACATTTTCCTGAACAGTGCGTTGTCCGACGACGAGTCCGCCGTCATAAAGACCACTCCCGACGGCGAACTGAGCTACACCGACGACGGCGAGAAGCTCGGCATGAAAACCATGACGGTTTCGGTGTCGGACGGCCGCGACATCACGGAAAAACAGCTCAAGGTCAACGTCTTGCCCGCAGGTGGAGTGCCCCCCGTGGCGAATGCGGACTTTGTGCGCGCCGTGGCCGGCAAACCGGTGGTGTTGGCGCCGCTGAAGAACGATCAGGACCCGGCAGGCGGCGAGCTCCGGCTGGCCAGCGTCTCGCGGCCCGCCACTGCAAAAGTTTCCGAAATTGCGGACAACGGCACCGTCACGTTCAGCTCAGACACTGTGGGCGCCGTCTATCTGGAATACCAGGTGACCAACGGGCCCATGAGCGCCACGGGCTTGATCCGCGTCGAGGTGGTGGAACCAGACTTGCAGGGACTGCCCGTGGCCGTGAAGGACCTGGTCATGCTGCCCTCCGGCGGTTCCGCCCTGGTGGATGTGCTGGGTAACGATTCGGACCCGGCCGGCGGCGTCCTGGTCATCCAGTCCGTTGAACTGCCGGCGGGTTCGCCCGTGGCCGCCAGCATCATTGACCGCAACATCATCAAACTGACTGATCTGCGCGGATTGAAAGACACCCTGGGGATCAAATACACCATCTCCAATGGTGCCGGCAGTGCCACAGGTGAAATCTCAGTGGTGCGCATCCCGGCCCCGGACAAGCAACGGGCGCCGCGCGTGGAACCCGACACCGCGATTGTGCGCGTGGGCGATGTTGTCAGTATCCCCGTCCTGGCCAATGACACCGACCCCAACGGCGAGGTCTTGAAGGCTCCTGAGGTGGTCGAGGCGCCCGACGCAGAATTTGGCAAGCTCTTCACCGACCAGAACCAGCTGCGCTTCATCGCCGGCCCCACACCCAAGACCGTGCAGGGCGTCTACAAGGTCACGAACAGCTCCGGCCAGTTCAATTCGGCCCCGGTGACCATCACCATTGTGGCTGCGGACCCCGAACACAACCTGCCTCCGGTTCCACAGAACCTCACGGGTCGCGTCATTGCCGGAGACCAGGTGCGCATTCCGGTGCCGCTGAACGCGATTGATCCCGAGGGCGACTCCGTTGAGCTCGTGGGTGTTGACCAGGGCCCGGCCCTGGGTACTGCCGAAACCGGCAACGGCTACATCTTCTACACAGCTGGCGGCAGCTCCGCCGGCACCGACACCTTTAGCTACCGCGTGCGGGACAGGCTCGGTGCCGAGGCTGTGGCCCGGGTTGACGTGGGTGTGGCTCCGCCGCTGGAGGTGAACCACCCGCCGGTCACGGAGGACGACTACATTACGATGCGACCGGGGCGCAAGGTCTCCTTGGACGTCATGCTCAACGATTCAGATCCCGACGGCGGCCAGTTAGGTCTGGTTAAGAACGGCTTCAAGGGTCCTGAAGAAATGCAGCCCTCCATCACGGACAAGGGCAAGGTTCTGGTAACCTCCCCGGCGGCACCGGGTATCGCCACCATGATGTACACCGTGGCGGACAAGTTCGGCGCCAATGCCACCGGCAACATCCGCATGACGGTGACCCCGACGCCCCACTGA